From the genome of Amycolatopsis sp. NBC_01488, one region includes:
- a CDS encoding D-2-hydroxyacid dehydrogenase, with protein MIASENREAPVLAVLCGEHRPPDMRAVESGAVVRYTDAAALPEALSGADALFVYDFLSTAVPGAWHTADRLRWLHIASAGVDPVLFPGLVESDVVLTNSRGVFDDAIAEYVLGVILAFAKDFARSHDLQREGRWLHRETERIAGREVVVVGTGPIGRAIARLLRAAGMRVSGAGRRERTGDPDFGVVHESSRLTEFLPHADYVVAVAPLTEHTKGMFDARAFAAMKPSARFVNVGRGELVVTSDLVAALENQAIAGAALDVFDTEPLPPDSPLWTMPDVLVSPHMSGDFIGWRSTLVEVFTENFRRWRAGEPLRNVVDKTLGYVPSGNQGAG; from the coding sequence CTGCGGCGAGCACCGTCCACCGGACATGCGTGCTGTCGAATCCGGGGCAGTCGTGCGTTACACGGACGCGGCGGCCCTGCCCGAAGCGCTGTCCGGAGCCGACGCGCTCTTCGTCTACGACTTCCTCTCCACGGCCGTGCCGGGCGCCTGGCACACCGCCGATCGCCTGCGCTGGCTGCACATCGCGAGCGCGGGCGTCGACCCGGTGCTGTTCCCCGGGCTGGTGGAGAGCGACGTCGTCCTGACCAACTCGCGGGGCGTCTTCGACGACGCCATCGCGGAGTACGTGCTGGGCGTCATCCTGGCCTTCGCGAAGGACTTCGCGCGGTCGCACGACCTGCAGCGCGAGGGCCGCTGGCTGCACCGCGAGACCGAGCGGATCGCCGGGCGGGAGGTGGTGGTCGTCGGCACCGGCCCGATCGGCCGGGCGATCGCACGGCTGCTGCGAGCCGCCGGGATGCGGGTCAGCGGAGCCGGCCGCCGGGAGCGCACGGGGGACCCCGACTTCGGCGTCGTGCACGAGTCCTCGCGGCTCACCGAGTTCCTGCCGCACGCCGACTACGTCGTCGCCGTCGCGCCGCTGACCGAGCACACCAAGGGCATGTTCGACGCGCGCGCGTTCGCCGCGATGAAACCGTCGGCGCGGTTCGTCAACGTCGGCCGGGGCGAGCTGGTGGTGACGTCCGACCTGGTCGCGGCGCTCGAGAACCAGGCCATCGCCGGCGCCGCGCTCGACGTGTTCGACACCGAGCCGCTCCCGCCGGACAGCCCGCTGTGGACGATGCCGGACGTGCTGGTCTCGCCGCACATGTCCGGGGACTTCATCGGCTGGCGCAGCACGCTCGTCGAGGTGTTCACCGAGAACTTCCGCCGCTGGCGGGCTGGGGAGCCGCTGCGCAATGTCGTCGACAAGACGCTCGGCTACGTGCCGTCGGGGAACCAGGGAGCCGGATGA
- a CDS encoding amidase, producing MNDRMLTASELVAAYATGELSPIEATQNALQAIEDRDGECNAYCLVDADRALEQAKASEVRWRDGNPIGWLDGVPSSIKDMFLTQGWPTVRGSKSIDPDQPWDVDSPVAARMREAGLVVLGKTTTPEIAWKGVTDSPLQGITRNPVDPSKTAGGSSGGSAAAVAAGMGELSVGTDGGGSVRIPASFCGIVGLKPTHGRIPLFPASPFGPLSHAGPMARSVDDTALLLDVLSMPDHRDPAALAPPVGSFREAVRRDVRGLIAAFSPTLGYVDVDPEIAAIVAAAVRALGDAGLHIEETDPGFADPKPAFDILWSSGAAKLLDTFPPGSEERTDPGLRKVWELGKTWSASDYLDATAERAALGILMGEFHTRYDVLITPTVPIAAFEAGHDVPPGSGLSEWPEWTPFTYPFNMTQQPAISVPAGRTSAGLPVGLQIVGPRHSDDLVLAVAKLLEEVRPWTPA from the coding sequence ATGAACGACAGGATGCTGACCGCCAGCGAGCTCGTCGCCGCCTACGCGACCGGTGAGCTGTCACCGATCGAGGCGACGCAGAACGCGCTGCAGGCCATCGAAGACCGTGACGGCGAGTGCAACGCGTACTGCCTCGTCGACGCCGACCGGGCGCTGGAGCAGGCCAAGGCGTCGGAGGTCCGCTGGCGGGACGGCAACCCCATCGGGTGGCTCGACGGCGTGCCGTCCTCGATCAAGGACATGTTCCTCACCCAGGGCTGGCCGACCGTCCGGGGCTCGAAGAGCATCGACCCGGACCAGCCGTGGGACGTTGACAGCCCGGTCGCCGCGCGGATGCGCGAAGCCGGCCTGGTGGTGCTGGGCAAGACGACCACGCCCGAGATCGCCTGGAAGGGCGTCACCGACAGTCCATTGCAGGGCATCACCCGCAATCCGGTCGACCCGTCGAAGACCGCGGGTGGGTCGAGCGGCGGCAGTGCCGCGGCCGTCGCGGCCGGGATGGGCGAGCTGTCCGTCGGAACCGACGGCGGCGGCTCGGTGCGGATCCCGGCGTCGTTCTGCGGGATCGTCGGGCTGAAGCCGACCCACGGCCGGATCCCGCTGTTCCCGGCGAGCCCGTTCGGCCCGCTCTCGCACGCCGGCCCGATGGCGCGTTCGGTGGACGACACCGCACTGCTGCTGGACGTCCTGTCGATGCCCGACCACCGCGACCCGGCCGCCCTGGCGCCGCCGGTGGGGTCGTTCCGCGAGGCCGTCCGCCGGGACGTCCGCGGCCTGATCGCGGCGTTCTCGCCGACGCTCGGCTACGTCGACGTCGACCCGGAGATCGCGGCGATCGTCGCGGCGGCGGTGCGCGCACTCGGTGACGCGGGCCTGCACATCGAGGAGACCGACCCGGGGTTCGCCGATCCCAAGCCGGCGTTCGACATCCTGTGGTCGTCGGGGGCGGCGAAGCTGCTCGACACGTTCCCGCCGGGCTCCGAGGAGCGGACGGACCCGGGCCTGCGCAAGGTGTGGGAGCTCGGCAAGACGTGGAGCGCGAGCGACTACCTCGACGCGACGGCCGAGCGCGCCGCGCTGGGCATCCTGATGGGCGAGTTCCACACGCGCTACGACGTGCTGATCACCCCGACCGTCCCGATCGCGGCGTTCGAGGCGGGGCACGACGTGCCGCCGGGCAGCGGGCTGAGCGAGTGGCCGGAGTGGACGCCGTTCACGTACCCGTTCAACATGACCCAGCAGCCGGCGATCAGCGTCCCGGCCGGCCGGACGTCGGCGGGGTTGCCGGTGGGCCTGCAGATCGTCGGGCCGCGGCACTCGGACGACCTCGTGCTGGCGGTGGCGAAGCTCCTGGAGGAAGTCCGGCCGTGGACGCCGGCCTGA